A single Populus alba chromosome 7, ASM523922v2, whole genome shotgun sequence DNA region contains:
- the LOC118047821 gene encoding uncharacterized protein, whose translation MATSSLEEKWEHPDRSAQDEEDQGQEEEEEESLSLCDLPVNMVEGESNQSIRDQEAHKETETNQEDFDFGPFRGGDGSLSNKSDMCAADDVFFQGQILPLRLSVSSESGVNKFKNDTSLNPCHCLSRSESMDRNSLGGLTSFSSRSSSSRSHYSSSSSSTSSAIGSTRMIKPIIQNQFLTHPSPKPQIRLSSASLGNAASSKPRNSSVWDFFRLGLVRTPEIEFQDLKVRNYVSRNSSSSSSNSSINKCSKINVSNGSSKSSRKIKNVGRHNSNDSGKKMGKRSLMEKRGGLLSGCSCSVSTVKPVPLNNNVVVVKSSNSRCHNAGNGNNDKGERGSMELEEKLQELKMKKRMVQKQQEGKQAMSRHRTFEWIKDLSHATYLDHEEEAV comes from the coding sequence ATGGCGACAAGTTCTTTAGAAGAGAAATGGGAACATCCAGACCGCAGTGCTCAAGACGAAGAAGATCAAGGccaggaagaggaagaggaagaatcATTATCACTGTGTGATTTACCGGTCAATATGGTGGAAGGAGAGAGCAACCAGTCAATCAGGGATCAAGAAGCTCATAAAGAAACCGAAACAAATCAAGAAGATTTCGACTTTGGTCCCTTCAGGGGTGGTGATGGCTCTCTTTCTAACAAATCAGATATGTGTGCAGCTGATGATGTATTCTTTCAAGGCCAAATTCTCCCTCTTCGTCTCTCAGTTAGCTCAGAAAGTGGTGTTAACAAGTTCAAGAATGATACCAGCTTGAACCCATGCCACTGCCTATCAAGGTCAGAGTCCATGGACCGCAATTCGCTTGGTGGTTTAACAAGTTTCAGTAGCAGAAGCAGTAGTAGCAGAAGTCATTACTCatcaagcagcagcagcacaaGCTCTGCTATTGGCAGCACAAGAATGATAAAGCCAATAATTCAAAACCAGTTCCTTACACATCCAAGTCCAAAGCCTCAAATTAGACTCTCCAGTGCCTCGCTGGGGAATGCAGCTAGTAGCAAACCAAGAAATTCCTCGGTTTGGGACTTTTTTAGACTGGGTCTGGTCCGTACACCAGAGATTGAATTTCAAGATCTCAAGGTTCGTAACTATGTCAGTAGGAATAGTAGCTCCAGTAGCAGCAATTCAAGCATCAACAAGTGTAGCAAAATTAACGTTAGCAATGGCAGCAGTAAAAGCAGTCGGAAGATCAAGAACGTGGGTAGACATAATAGCAATGATAGTGGGAAGAAGATGGGAAAACGGAGTTTGATGGAGAAAAGAGGAGGGTTGTTAAGTGGATGTAGCTGTTCAGTTAGTACAGTGAAACCAGTTCCATTGAACAATAATGTTGTTGTCGTGAAAAGCAGTAACAGTAGGTGTCATAACGCAGGAAATGGCAATAATGATAAAGGTGAAAGAGGGTCCATGGAGCTAGAGGAGAAGCTGCAAGagttgaagatgaagaaaagaatGGTGCAGAAGCAGCAGGAGGGAAAGCAAGCTATGTCACGTCATCGAACGTTTGAGTGGATAAAGGATCTTTCACATGCTACCTATCTTGACCATGAAGAGGAAGCTGTCTAG